GGATCCGGCTGAGACGCCCCCAAACCAGTCCCCCCTTCGGCCGCACTATCCTCCGCCTTTCGCGGTTCGGCGAAGCCCAGGTCCACAAAGATCTCCCGCCCCTCCAACAAGAGTTTGGCCCCCTCTTGGATCAGGCGATGGGCGCCCCGGTTGCGGCCGTCCTCGATCGATCCGGGCACGGCGTAGATCTCCCGGCCCAGGTCGAGGCCAAAGTCCGCGGTGAGCAACGCCCCGCTCTTCTCGGGGGCCTCGACGACCACCACCGCGTCGCAAAGGGCGGCGATGAGGCGGTTGCGCTTAGGAAAATGCCAGGGTTCCACGGCGCGGTCCGGCGGCGTCTCCGAGAGCAGGAGCCCGCCTTCTTGAAGAATCCTGCGGGCCAGTTCGCGATGCCGGGCCGGGTAGATATCGGCGAGGCCGGAACCGAGGACGGCGACCGTCTTCAGACCATGGCCCAGGGCGGCCCGATGGGCCATGCCGTCGACGCCCAGGGCAAGGCCGCTGACGATCACCGGATCGAAGCCCTTCATCTCGGCGACGAGGCGACCGCATATCTCCAGGGCGTAGCGCGAGGCGCGGCGGGTGCCCACCAAGGCCACCCAGGGACGGGCCCTTGCGAATATTTCCCAATCTCCCCGGAAATACAGGCCGCAGGGCGGGTCGTAGAGCTCGTGGAGCCGG
The nucleotide sequence above comes from Deltaproteobacteria bacterium PRO3. Encoded proteins:
- the dprA gene encoding DNA-protecting protein DprA, giving the protein MRPESLTYNTLVEFLSRVDGLGRKTAWRLAERFRDWERFQREGPELLRGGSSFLPEEASRALAAALKDAPAFVPSPNFISFQDPRYPSRLHELYDPPCGLYFRGDWEIFARARPWVALVGTRRASRYALEICGRLVAEMKGFDPVIVSGLALGVDGMAHRAALGHGLKTVAVLGSGLADIYPARHRELARRILQEGGLLLSETPPDRAVEPWHFPKRNRLIAALCDAVVVVEAPEKSGALLTADFGLDLGREIYAVPGSIEDGRNRGAHRLIQEGAKLLLEGREIFVDLGFAEPRKAEDSAAEGGTGLGASQPDPPPGPLRGPERKLLEIIAFEPSHIDKITDLSHLPNPQVAGLLMQLCLKGLAEELPGSYFQLRALGRDLLSNPE